DNA from Blastocatellia bacterium:
TTCGGCCCACGCGCGACCTGCGGGTCGAAGCTCAGGCTGCGGACATGACGATCTTCGGCGGCGGTGTCGGCGATCAAATTGGCTCGTCGGTGAGTGCGGGCGATGTTAATGGTGATCAGATCGAAGACTTGCTCATTGCCAGCCCCTTTGCCGATACCTGCACGGCCGGTCAACGTCCAAAAGCCGGCGTCACCTTTGTCGTCTACGGTAGGCGTTAAAGGGCGGCAGTTTGCTGAGGGCGTCCGCGCTGACCGGCTGCACCGGCCTCACCGGCGTTCTGTTATCTGTGTCCTGAGCATGACGTGCTGCGGTCTGTAACAGAAGCCAGCATGGATCAGCACTCAGCAGCGTAGCTGGTTTGAACCCTGAGGAGTAGCGTTTCAGCTCTGTTCTGCATGGAGGATTCATGTTCAGGAAGTTCGTAGTCGCGGTCGTCACATGTTTTTGGTTGATTCAATCTGGTGTCTCGTTGGTATCAGCTTCATTGCCGGCAAAAGTGGACCTATCGGTTGCTGGGGCAGCGGATCAACTCATCTACAATGCCGACAGCGGCGACGCGCGTTCCGGTCAACAGGTGTGGCAATCGGTGGCCGCTGGCGACGTCAATGGCGACGGCGTCAAAGATATTTTGGTGGGCGTTCCCTACGGGCAAGGACCCGATAACCGCCGACAACTGAGTGGAGAAGTCTTGATCTTCTTTGGTCGCGTCGGCGCCGATACCATGACGACCGTTCGAGACGCTGCCAGACCATCTCCACCGCAAGGAACAGGCGCCGACGTGATTGTGTACGGCCCAAACCGATCGTCATTCGGACATTCGATTGCCTGCGCCGATTTCAACGGAGACCGCGTTGATGATTTGCTGGTCGGCGCGTTCACTGCCACCAAGCCAGCCATCGGTGGGAGTCAGCAAGCGGTGTTAGCCGGCGCTGCTTACGTGATCTTGGGGAGCAGTATGCTCACGAGCAGGACTCGGATTGACTTGGATCAGAGCAATGCTGCTCGCGCCAACGTGAGAATCTATGGCGCTCATGTGACCTCGCTCACAGGCTATGCTGTGGCCGCCGGTGACCTCAATGGCGATGGACTGGCGGACGCCATTGTCGGGGCGCCGGGAGCCAATAAGGCCGGCATGGCGCAGGCGTTTGGAGCGGCTTACATTTTGCTGGGCCGCGCTTCGCTTGGCGGCGTGGTAGATTTGGCTATCGCGCCCGGTCAGGCCTCTGGTCCGAGCGCTGTTGTGTTCGGTGCAGAGGCTACCGGTCGGACGGTGGGTGATCAATTGGGCGCGGCGCTTGCGGCGGGCGACGTCAGTGGTGATGGCGTTGACGATTTGATTGTCAGCGCTCCGTTGGCCGATGGGCCGCAAAATCAACGACGCGATGCTGGTGAAGTTTATGTGATTGCAGGTGGGGCTGGTTTGAGTGCTGGAGCTGTATTTGATCTTGCCACTTCTTCATCTGCTGTATTGATTCTGGGCGCGGGAGCTGAGGATCAAATCGGGCTGTCGTTGGCATCGGGTGATCTCAACGGTGATGGAATCAGCGATCTGATTATCGGCGCGCCCATGAAAGACGGGGCTGCCGGTGATGACGTAGGAGCAGTTTATGTTGTCTTTGGTAGCCGCGCGTTGCTGGCCGGAGTCACTCGCGATCTTCAATCGAGCATGGGCGGGTATGACCTGTTCATCACTGGGCCTGGCCGGAGAAGCACATTCGGTCAGGCTGTTGCCGCCGGCGATGTCAACGGCGACCGGATTGCTGATCTGATTGTCTCGGCGGACGGAGCCGCCAATGAGAAGAATGTGACGAGCGGCATTGTCTCCGTCGTGTTTGGCCGCATGAGCGGCGCAACAGCCTCGAACTCAGCGTCGCTTGTGCAGCCGACCGGCCCTGATGTGACCATTTTGGGCGTTGATGAAGGCGATCGGCTGGGATTTGCGCTGGCTGCGGGCGATGTCAATGGCGACAGGATCGCGGATGTGCTGATGGCTGCGCCGGGAGGTGATGGACCGGCGAACAATCGTTCAAACTGCGGCGAAACCTATGTGGTGTATGGTGAATCATGAGCGCCGGGCGGTCATCCCCGATTGACCGAGCGGATTTCGTCAATGAATGAGTTGAAGTTGTGAAGAAATCGCCCATGCGCTCCGGGCGCACCACGTTGGATGAGAATGCCTTTTCGTTAGTGTGTTTCGCGGGCCTATTTCCCCGTGGGCCTATTCCCCAAGGAATCACCCTTATGCTCCTCGCTCGCCACGAAGCATGAAAATGGTTATCTCCAGAGGGGCGCCGTCGGCGCTTGGCTCTGCCGGCGCACTCCAAGAGAGAGTCAGGAGCGTATGAGGATGCGTTTTGGAGTGCGGTGGCAAGCCCGCGGGGCGCGACGCCGCTTTGGTCTGGTGCGGCGTGTCAGGGCAGAAAGCGCCGTCGGCGCTTGGCTCTGCCGGCGCACTCAAGATAAAGTCAGGAATCGCCCATGAGCTCTGCGCTGACCACGAACGATGGAAATACAATTCTTTCGTGAGCTTCGTGTGTTTCGTGGGCTATTTTCAGAGGAGCGATGGCCTCGATCACGGATTGATTTTTCCTTTTACTTCCTCAATCGTGCAGAGCACATCGTAGTTGGCGCAGAGTTTCACACCCGTCGGTTTCTCCGGCATAGGAATCTCCGCACTGGTTGAGCTATTGCCTGTGATACGCCCTGTCAATCGCATGGTGCGGCCTTTGCCGAACTCAACATAGATCGGCAATGGCATGACGAAATCAGGGGAGACATTGCTCTGTTCAATTTTGATCTTCAGCACTGGCTTTCCGCCGGCGCCGGCGTCCACGTTGTATTGGAGCTTGTAATGCGGCAGGTCAGTGCCGTAGACCCACTGGTTGAAGAACCAATCCATGCGGCCATTACCGGCTTGATCCATGTCAGGCGTCATGTGTTTTTCAACGATACGTTTGAAGTCTTCAGTTGAGGCTGCCTGGTGCAGGTGGGATTGCACAAAATCCCGCATCATGGCGATGAAGCGGTCGTCCTGGCGTCCGGCCGGCGCCCTGGTGTCCATCATCATCATGCGCAGCATGTGGAGAATGAACGCGCCTTTACGGTAGACCAAAAACGCGTAGGCGCCGGCTGTTCGCGCCGTATCCATACGGCTGCCCAACCAAATTGGAGCCACATCGTTGGGTCGCATGGAGACATTGTTAAGCCCGAGCGGATATTTTTTGGTGATGTAGTTGTGTTCTTCTTGCCAGAATTTCAAGAACCGTTCTTGCCGGCGCTGCGGATCTTTGTGGAAAGCATATTGCAGGTAGAGCGAGGCAGAGAATTCGGCGAATCCCTCTGAGAGCCATTGATCGTGGTACGTTTTCCAACTGACCAGGTGACCCCACCATTGGTGTGCGACTTCATGCGGGCCGACGACATCCGTGAACTTGGTCACCGTTGCGCCCATGCCTAACACTTTCCGTTGCGTTGCGTCGAGGAAGGCGATGTAGGGCATGTAGACGAGCATCGGCCAACTTTGTCCGAAAAATGCGGCAGGTTGCTGAGACATGACGATGCGGCCATAGGGATTGACGCCGAAATATTGATTAAAAATTCGGATGGAGTTCAATGCCTCAACCAACGAACTATTGGCCAATCCGGCGGTTGACAAATTGCCGACCGGCATTTCTTTGCCGATGTCTTCTTCTTTTTCCATCTGCTCATAGATTTGGCGTATTTCTTTCAGTTCATTAGGCTCATCTTTGTTGGTGAACACACTGATTGTGAATCCTTGGTCTTGCCTCTCCAGCACGCGGAAGTCGCCGTAGTTGAATCCGGCAACGGCCAGCGGAAATTCGCTGATCCACTGTGAGCAGGCGTATTTTCCATCTTTCCATTCCCGGACTTTTTTTCCGGTAGCGACCATTTGCAAATTGGACGGAATCCGAAACGTCATATCAAACGTCGCGCGGTCGCCGAACGTGGTTTGCCAGTTATTGGGATACCAGGTGTCGCGGCAAGCCGGATTCAGGATGTAGTTGCCGCCGCCGCTATCTTGCACCGCTTCGGGTCCGCGATACTCGATCGTCAGCGTGTAGGCGCGTTGTGTGAGAGCTTCAGGATAAACGACGCCGAATGCGCCGCCTTCTTCATGCTCAACGTGAATGAATGGAAGCGTCGCCCCATTGTCATCCAGCACGCGACTGACGCGGAGCCGCGGGAAGAGCGCCATTTGAATCAGGCGCAAGCCCGGCATGCGAGGCACAAACGTCACCTGAGCGGAGGCCGTCAGTTGTTCGTTGCGTTCGATCAATGAATCAATGCGAACGTGGGTGATGTCATACTCCAGATGATTTTCGTTGGATGAAGCGGTGCCCCGTTTGTAGTCGTCTTCAAAGTGACAGAGCGACCAGATGCCTTGTGTATTGCGGTCGTAGCTGATGAGCGCCACTTCCTCAGGGCTCGGCAGATTCGGAACGGCTCCCAATGGGTCAACCACGTAGATCAGCTTCTTGAGCTTCTGGCCTTTGATGAACGCGGTGAAGAACCCTTTGTCTTTTCGTGTGGGGGTGTAGAGGTCTGAGAGAATGCGCAATTCAATGGTCGCGCGCAGTTGGCGGCGGAGTTCGCGTTGATGGTTTTTGAAATCATCTTTGACGCTCTCGGGCGCAGGTCGGCTCGCCGGAGTCAATTTCGTCTTGAGTTCATCGAAGGTGGCATCGGTGAAGTAGAGGATGAGTTGCTCAAACGGCTCGTTGATCTGTGTCGGGTCTTCAGCGTCCTGAAGCAGATGGCGTAGGAAATTGCGATCGGTTTGAGTTGATGGTCGCATGGTGAATCGCCCACGCCCGACGAACACGGCGCCGGTAACGCGCTCCATGACCGGATTGAAGAAGTAGAATGTGCCTTCATCGAAGCGGAATCGTCCGACATCCCGTTTCAGTTCAACGTTGGAGGCAACCATGGAATTATCGCTGAAGCCGATCTCGCGCAGTTGCGTGAAGATGGGATCGCCGGGGGGCTTGCCGCCCACGTCAATTTGTTCGATCAGGCGGGCGATTTGTAGTTTGATGTCAACCGTCAGTTTTTGTCCCTCACGGAGTTGAACGACCTGTTGCCCGCCGGAGTCCATGCCGGGGGCCCAGGCGCGCAGACCGTATGTGCCCGGTCGCAAGCCGGTGAAAGCATAAGCGCCCTTGCCATCACAGAGGCTTGTTTGAGCGGCGCCCGTCTGTTGATTGATCAGCGTGACCGTTGCCTGTGCAACGACAGCTCCTTGCGGGTCGGTGACAACGCCTGAGAGTTCCGAAACGACAGTTCCGGCAGTGCGGTCAGCGGCCAACGAGGGCATCAAAAGGAGGCCGATGAGCATCAGCGATTTCAGTTTCATAAATCTACCCCCGCTCTAACATGAGCGCGGAAGTATAACACACCATCCGACGCCCACAAGTTTGCTCCCTTTCGACATTCCCGCCGATGAGCTATCATTAGATGCCCTGTATGCAAGTTCGCTGTCCTCAATGTGGCAAGCAAACACCCTGGGAAGGCAACCAGTTTCGCCCGTTTTGTTCTGAACGATGTCGGCTGATTGATTTAGGCAAGTGGGCCGATGGTCAATATGTGATTGCCGGTGAACGGGCAAGTTCGTCGGATGTCCCCGGCAAGGAGCAGTCGGATGTGGATTCCTCATTGATTCATTGAGGCAGGGCTATGATGCAATCGGAGCGTCGAGCGTTAGAGTCACGTTCATCCACCTCGACCCGATGGCTCGCGGCCATCGTGGTGGTGGGCATGATTGCTGCGGCTGGATATTTGATCTTCAGCCGCGAATCCTCGTTCGCGCCGTCACGGGCAATGGTTGACGGATTGCCGGGAACGATTGGGGTGGCTCGCGCCGCGCCTGATTTGCCGGCGCGAACGCTGGATGGCCAACCGTTACGACTAAGCGAGCTAAAAGGAAAAGTTGTCATCCTGAATTTCTGGGCGACGTGGTGCGCCAGTTGTCGGAGCGAGATTCCGCACCTGGCCAGCCTCGCCGAGAAATATGGCAAACAAGGCGTCGAGGTAGTCGGTTTATCTGTTGAAGACCCAAGCGCTGACCGAGACAAAGTGCAACGATTCAAAGAGCGGTTCCGCATGGGGTACACGGTGGGCTTCAGCTCACAGGAACTGCTGGAAGCCTATGTTGGCCCTGGTCAGCAGCCCATTCCGCAATCACTGGTGTTTGACCGGCAAGGACGATTGCAAGCGCACCTGGTCGGTTTTGATCCACGTCGTGATCCACCCCGCTTGGAAAGCCTGATTACACGCTTGCTGTGAGGTGGTCTTGTCGGACGGGAAGCGCGAGTGTTATAGTACAAAGCGATGCGATTGGGAAAATTCAAACTGCCGACTGAGCCGCGCGGCTGGCTCTCGCAATTGACGCTTGCTGCGGTGTTCATGGCGCTGCTGTTGGGCGGCATTGGTCTCCTGTTGACAGTTCCCGACCAAGAGCGAGCGGTCATTGAAATTATCACCGATCCCGATGGCGCCACCGTTCAAATTGACGGCACGACGATTGGTCAAACACCGATTCGTTACTTGCTCCCGGAAGGTGAACACGAAATCATCATCTCCAAGGATGGCTACCAGGTAGTGAGTCGCCGTATCTTTGCCGAAGCACGCTCGCTCACCGGTAACAAGTACACATTTGGGTTAGTGCCTACAGCGGCGATGCTCGCCGGACAGGAGAAGGCTGAACGGATTCGCACACTAAAACGACAGATCGAAGAGGCGCTCAAGCGCGGCGACTTTATCGTGCCGGAAAATGCTAGCGCCTGGTATTACCTGAATCAGCTTCAGGAATTGGACCCCTCTGACCCGATGATCGGCAAGCTTCGTGAAAGCATTCGCCGGTTTCTCAAACAACAGGCCACGACTCCCCAACTGCGGAGACACTTGTCGTAGACCGATCTTCAGGGAGTAGTTTGTTTGCGAAAATCGCCGACGAGCATCCCTGTGTCGGAAGCAGAGCAGCCAGAGCACTCGCTCCCTGATCAATGAAGTCCTTTGCGCTCTTGGCTTCTTAGTGAACGTGCGCCATACGGAATCAAGGCTCGATGATCGTTGATGGTGTCTTCTGAGCAAACGCTAGCATGATGTCGCCGAGGTTTAAGTGAAGTGTTCGATCTTGTAGGCGCAGAGCGTGTATGAGATGCGTGAGGATTTTGCCGAGCGGAGGACTCATTCGTCTCAGACGGTCTGTGAACAAGCGGACGCTCATGGGCTTGCCAACAGATGTGATCTGAAGCGGGCGAAAGCCTGTCAGCTCCAGCAAGCGACTCAACGTGTGCGGCGTGAAAAAGAAGTAGTGGTCAGGGATCAACTGTCGCCACCGCGTCTTTAAGAGTCGAAACCAAATCGTTTGAATGTTAGGCGTCTCGATGAGTAGGATGCCGCCGGAGTTGAGCAGCCGATGAACCTCGTGCAACGTTTGACGCGGCGAATCCAGATGCTCAAGCACGTGGAGCATGACCACTACATCAAACCGGTTGGCCGGGTAAGCTGCTTCGGGCAGTGTGCCTGTTGTGACATCGAGCCGATGGCGGTCGCGGGCCAGGGCGCTGGTCTGAGGATCAGGCTCGACGCCGGCCACCTGGAATCCGGCCTGCGCCGCCAATTGTAGGAATTCGCCTGTGGCGCAGCCGATTTCCAGCAGGCGGCCATGCCGGATGAACCGTTGTAACCGCCGCAGCCGATCAGCAAACAGCTTTTCTCGCCAAGGCCCTTCAGCCGCTTCAACTGATGCGTCAACCAGGCCAAGCGCCTCAACACGCGCGGCCAGCGCCCGCGACTTTCCTTGGTCCGTCGTAGCGAAGGTGAAATCGTGGCGCCGCTGCCCGACATACATCAAGCCACACTGTTGACAACGCACCAGCGGGCCGTCGAGTCGTTCGCAGGTGAGCACAAGCCTCGCCTGAGTGCTGCCACAGAGGTCACAAGGCCGAATCATCACGGCACAGTTGTATCGCACGCTGGGACGAGATTCAAGACTCGTAGGCTTTGAGTACCAACGCAGGCAACCGAGGGGCGGGGCCTTGAAGGAAAAGACGGCGGGAAGAACAAGCCACAACGCCGCATTCGATAGACCTTGTCCGCATAATGCCAAAATCGTCTCGTGAAAAGACACGCTGCTTGTGCGCCACCTCTTGCACGCCTGGCAGCGATGAGCCAGAGCCTCACACGTTTGCGATCTCTGGCGCGCTGTCTGCCATCTTGAGTCTTCGAGGGAACTTCACTACACTTTCCGCGTGTCAACGAGTGACATGACTTGGAGGAGATGCAAGTAGTATGGCACGATCTCGGCTCAGCACCATCGTTCAAGTGACAGGTATTGCGCTGGCCTGTGTGTTCGTCTTTGGCGCAGACCTCGTCTGGTTAACTGATGAGGCGCCGGCGCAAGATCAAAATAGGATCATCATCGGGGCTCCGCTCAGTGGCGATGATTGGCCTATTGGCACGTCGCAATCCATTCGATGGGCAACGAATTTTTCGCCGTCGCATGGTTCGTTGTCTGATGTGAGAATAACGGTGGAATTACTGGGCGAGGCCGGTTCACAGGAACTGCTGCTGGATGATGGCGAGCAAGATTTGTCATTCGATCAAGGTGATCGGATTGTGGTGTTGCGGATCACGCCGCCGAGCTATCCGGCGACGTTGGAAGCGATCCGCGTGCTTGTGCCGGCGATCACAGGGCAACCTGAACGTGAACGCGACATCACGCTCTACTATTTCGCCGACGAGCAAGGCAGCGGCTCGCCGCCATCGCCGCAACGATTTCTGACCCAGCCGGCGCGTGTCCGAACCAGCGGCAGCTTCACCGAGATTCGCGTTGAGCAAGCCACGCTGCCCACCTTACGGCAGGGCGATTTCTACATCGGTTATTTGATTGAGGCACCGACAGGTGGATTCGTTTATCCGATTGATCGCGATAATACGCAGCGCCGCACCTTCATTGCGGACCGAGGTGGAGACCAGTTTCGTGATGCCACGTTTCCTGATCCCAATGGATTTCAGGTTTCCGGCAATCTGATGGTTCGCGCCCGCGTCAATGTATTGGCCACCCGCATTCCGTTGACGCCTCCCGGCGGCGTGCCCAACACGGGTGAATTCTGCTGGAAAGTCAGGTTGTCGGAAGGCCAGGAACCGATGATGGGATCGGAGCGGCGACCGGCTCGCATCAAAGTCTCGGCCACCATCAATGGGCAAGAAGTGGCCAGCAGCAACGAAGTGCAATTTAGTATCAGCCGGGCATTGCAATCCATTCGTGTGACCTCACCATCGTCCGGTGAGATCTGGCGCGATCAAGAGGAACGGATCATTCGCTGGGATGCCGAACGGTTGGTCGGCGATGTGCGCATCGAATTATTGCGGTTTACCGATTCGGCCACGCAACCTTCAGAAGTCTTTTGTTTGTTCGATGGCGAAGACGTATTGGCCAGGCAACGCTCCTGGCAGGTTGGGCAGCGCACGCCAGGATTCTACAAGATCAGAGTCTCCAGCAGTCTGGATCATCGCATATTCGATGACAGCGACTTTTTCGTCATTGATCAACGCGCCAAACGGTCGCTCACCTGGGAAGATTGGGCCCCGTTGATGCCACAAGGCGGCGACTTGGCTCTCTCGGCTTCAAGCGCGGGCACGTGCGGCATTCACTTTGTGCCCGATGCCTCTGGCGCTTCGCTTCAAATTGTCGCGCCCAATGGCGGCGAAGTGTTTCGGCCAGGTGATCGCGTCAATATCGTGTGGGGTTCGCAAAAGCTTCGCGCGGGCACAAAGGTGCGCATTGTCTTGTTCGATTACACCAAGAATCCGGTCGTTCAAGAAACGCTCTTTAGTGGCGTGGAAAACACGGGCTTGATGGTCTGGACGGTGCCGTTCCGTTTGTCGGAAGCGGTCAAGGTCGGCGTCGTGAGTGAGTATAATCCCAATGTGGCGGATGTCAGTGATGGCACTTTCTCCATCGGCATTCCCAATCAAGGTCGGATTCGAATCCTGATGCCTGATGGCGGCGAAGAGTTTCAGGTCGGTCAGGAAACGCGCTTGGTCTGGATCTCTGAAGGTAATGATGTAGGCAGCCAGGTGCGCATTGATATTTCGTTCGACAACGGGATCAGTTGGCGCGTCTTGTGCAACGACGTGCGCTGCACGCAGGCTGCCAATAATGGAGATTTTCGCTTAGGTCTCAACTTCCCACCGAGCGATTGTGTTAAAGTGCGTGTGGTCAGTCGCAGTCGTCCACAGATTTCAGATACGTCGAATTGTAGCTTCCGCATCGTCCCGCCGCGCCCGCCTGATCCCAATGCGCCTAAGTGCCCACCGAAACCGCAGCGATAACCTGCTGAAGCGCGGGTTGCGCAGACTGAACTCCAGCGGCGGTCATTGCGGGAGCGAAGGACGCTGGCGATGATCTGATTGAAGCGCGGGTCGCGCGGATTGACCGGATCAGTCCGACCCGCGCTCTGTGCTCATTCTAAGTAACGTGACAAAAGTTCGTGGCGTTTTTCGAGTGCTGCGACGTGTCGCAGCTTTGACCGGAAAGCGGTGACACGTCACCGCACGCCAAAACGTCCCGTCCCTGCAAAATCTCCCAGACCTTTTGTCCATCTCCTTAGGGAGCCGTCTACTTACTCTGAAGCAGGGCCTGATAGAGACGCTCTGTTTCTGTCACCATCCGTTCTTGGTTGAATAGGGCTTCAACGCGGCGGCGACCGGCCTGCCCCATTATCTGCGCCTCAAGTGGATTGCGCGCGAGCCGGAGCATCGCGTTGGCGAGCGCCTGCGGCTCGTTCGGTGCAATGAGCAGTCCCGTCTCGCCATCTACAACGACTTCGGGGATGCCATCAACGGCGCTGGCAATGACCGGCTTGCCGGCAGCCATCGCTTCTAAGATGGAGAGCGGCAATCCTTCAAACCGCGAAGGCAAGACAAAAACATCGAATATACGAAGCAACGCCGGAACGTCCCGCCGATAGCCAGTGAAAATCACCTCCTCGGTCAGATGTAGCTCACGGGCTAGCCGCTGCAACGCCCCGCGCATCGGGCCATCGCCGACAATGACGCATTTGAGCGAAGCAAATTCCTTTCTAGCAATGGCGGCTGCTGCCAGCAAAACATCGTATGCTTTCTGAGCGGTGAGTCGTCCCACAGCGCCAATAACCATGTCCCCGGATGTCAAACCGAGCGCGCATCGCGTCTGTTGATCATCCACTCCTGCATCGAATCGTCGTAAATCAATGCCGTGATAAATCGTCACTGTGCGATGTGGATCAAGCTTGTAATGCTTCAAAGCCACTTGCCGGTTCAATTCTGATTCAACAATCGTCATGTCAATGTACTGTTGAGCGAGCAGCAACATGGCCTGTCCTTTCCAGGTAAAACGACGTGGATCGAGGGTCGGCAGATGATTGGTAGTCACGATCACAGGGGCGCCAGCCCATTTGGCAGCGATGATGGCGAATCGGCAGGAGTAGGGGTCAGGCATGTTGACGTGGAGAATATCTGTTGGGTGCCGGCGCAGATGTTGCATCAGGCTGATGAGCTGGCGAGAGTCAAACCGTCCGGCGCGGCTTGCCTTGCCCGTTTCAAGCACGTGAACCTGGATGCCAAGTTGAGCCATCCGGTCGAGCAACGGAGCCAACGCCTGCTCATCAACGCAGACGAATCGAATGTCGTACCGGCGTTGATCCAACCCACTGATGAGCAAGTAGAGGTATTCTTCGGCGCCGCCCAGCTCGTGCGCGTCGCTGAAGTAGGTAAGGCGAATGCGTTCGCGCTCAGTTGTTCGTTGTTGCTCCTGCGTCACGCTCACTACCTTATGATCGTTATGCTTTTCTGGCGTAGACTTCAATTCCCAAGCAGTAGTCAGCCGGCGCATGCAGCAGTGTGTGATAGAGTTGAGCTGGCATCAGGGCAATGCGGCGAGTGATTGAATACATCCACCAAAAAGGCGAGCGTTTTGTATGAACATCGCCAAGCTGCTGGCGCAGCCGCTCCAGCCAGCCTTGCAGTGGTCCGGGCAGGTGAATATCCGGTGAAATGAACGTCAGCAACACAGGCTGAAAGCCGCATGCGCGAAGCAATCGCGTCAACGTTTCGGCGGTGAAAAAACTCAGATGCTCAGGCGGCTTAAATTCTCGCCATTGGTCGGGCTGCCGCCGGGCGCGAAGATGGCCGGTGTTGGGCGTAGAGATGGCCAGCAAACCGCCCGGTTTGAGCAGCCGATGCGCTTGTTGCAATTGACGGCGCGGGTCCACCACATGCTCAATATATTCCCACATGGTGATGACGTCGAAGAGGTCTGATTCAGCAGCAAAAGCGTCGAGGCTTGAGTGAATCGGTTGCCCCAGCAACGCTTCAGCCGTCATGACGACGGCCGGAGCGATTTCCACGCCCTCAACGGACCAGCCGCGCGTCTGAGCCACATGCAAGAAATAGCCGGCTGCGCAGCCTACATCGAGCAATCGGCCAGGCCGGCAGTAGGTCTCCAACAAGCTTAATCGAGCTGAGGCTTGCTGCTCGATCCAGGGTCGCTCGGCTGCGTAGTCAGCGTAGCCGTGCGCATCGGCGCTGTGAAAGTAATTAGGATTTTGGTAAATCGCCATCACGCATTCGGCGCTCGGTGGCGGATGGACGTAGATGAAGCCGCAGCGTTGGCAGCGGACGATGTCGTATCCATTCTTGTGCAACACGTGATGAGGTTGATGTTCCAGACAGACAGCGCAGCTCATTGTCGCACCGGGCGGTTGACCTGATAGTGGTCGAGTTGATCCACCAGGTGTTGTCCAATCGCTCTCCAAGCATATTGCTGCACGTGTTGAAAAGCGGCTCTGCTCAGGCGCTCGCGCAGAGTCGCATCCGAGAGCAAATAGACGACGGCCGTGGCAAAATCATTCGGCGTATCAGCAATCCAGATGTTTTCCATGTGCGTGTAATCGAGCCCTTCAGCTCCTTTCGATGTTGAGATGACAGGGATACCATGCGCCCATGCCTCCAGGATTTTGATGCGTGTGCCGCTGCCATGTCGCAGTGGGACGACCATGACGGCAATTCGATTTAGGTAAGGCGCCAGATCAGGCACAAAGCCCGCCACGCGAATTTGCTCATCGC
Protein-coding regions in this window:
- a CDS encoding glycosyltransferase; protein product: MTQEQQRTTERERIRLTYFSDAHELGGAEEYLYLLISGLDQRRYDIRFVCVDEQALAPLLDRMAQLGIQVHVLETGKASRAGRFDSRQLISLMQHLRRHPTDILHVNMPDPYSCRFAIIAAKWAGAPVIVTTNHLPTLDPRRFTWKGQAMLLLAQQYIDMTIVESELNRQVALKHYKLDPHRTVTIYHGIDLRRFDAGVDDQQTRCALGLTSGDMVIGAVGRLTAQKAYDVLLAAAAIARKEFASLKCVIVGDGPMRGALQRLARELHLTEEVIFTGYRRDVPALLRIFDVFVLPSRFEGLPLSILEAMAAGKPVIASAVDGIPEVVVDGETGLLIAPNEPQALANAMLRLARNPLEAQIMGQAGRRRVEALFNQERMVTETERLYQALLQSK
- a CDS encoding class I SAM-dependent methyltransferase, yielding MSCAVCLEHQPHHVLHKNGYDIVRCQRCGFIYVHPPPSAECVMAIYQNPNYFHSADAHGYADYAAERPWIEQQASARLSLLETYCRPGRLLDVGCAAGYFLHVAQTRGWSVEGVEIAPAVVMTAEALLGQPIHSSLDAFAAESDLFDVITMWEYIEHVVDPRRQLQQAHRLLKPGGLLAISTPNTGHLRARRQPDQWREFKPPEHLSFFTAETLTRLLRACGFQPVLLTFISPDIHLPGPLQGWLERLRQQLGDVHTKRSPFWWMYSITRRIALMPAQLYHTLLHAPADYCLGIEVYARKA